One Vespa velutina chromosome 19, iVesVel2.1, whole genome shotgun sequence DNA segment encodes these proteins:
- the LOC124955803 gene encoding ribonuclease P protein subunit p21, with the protein MEKEAKACQGKDIFERMNYLYQASHLIALKNRVAASYYGNTMMGCAKKSVLRIEPNIKRTICKRCQSPLIPGETARVRLCSKHMKGIKWTCLVCLNSKKYPTKRGYKLWIDQPEAIVETLHYVPKKISIDCDKNEMDNNKKSESSNNMNIEKKNLENNHD; encoded by the exons atgg aaaAGGAAGCAAAAGCTTGTCAAGGAAAGGATATTTTTGAGAGAATGAACTATTTGTATCag GCTAGTCATTTGATAGCATTAAAAAATAGAGTTGCAGCTTCATATTATGGAAATACAATGATGGGTTGTGCCAAGAAATCTGTACTGCGCAT agaaccaaatataaaaagaacgatatgCAAACGATGCCAATCTCCTTTAATACCTGGAGAAACAGCTAGAGTAAGATTATGTTCTAAACATATGAAAGGAATTAAATGGACATGTTTAGTCTGTTTAAATAGTAAAAAGTATCCTACTAAAAGAGGATACAAGTTATGGATAGATCAGCCAGAAGCAATAGTCGAGACTCTACATTATGTTCCtaagaaaatatctattgaCTGTGATAAGAACgaaatggataataataaaaaatctgaATCGtctaataatatgaatatagaaaaaaaaaatttagaaaataatcacGACTGA
- the LOC124955801 gene encoding cadherin-87A, protein MILTGDFSRMTRGQSEIFDVSQRFSRTRGAILIIFLLISSSVGNNVNEPPILEAGGYPTGLPLSESTKVGTSVFVLKGYDPEGSPVKYGIQLTDYFVVDSRTGAIKLAKPLNREENDTIRFRVTLEDEVPDGQQPNIVGVDAYVIVLDENDNPPHFLGVPYEAVAEEDLPVGSTVLPGIRVVDPDLLGDNIELTCVPQPQFLDACQKFGIVNVEKSQNTYVGALVLQQPLDYRERPFYQLLLRASDGLNNGTTGVEIKVADIQNSPPEFLDSLTGVVREDDLIGTLVMTVKARDGDRGMPRKMFYELVTNPFDYFLLDDDTGELRTAKPLDREALKDSTGVLTLKVRARELIDGIPGNDELTVSTAEATVTIKDVNDEVPTFNRREYNIEIPENVPDGTPLPHLDMTVKDPDVGLNSVFSLRLEDITGAFTVEPAMATGSTSVNIRVTNGSLDYENPNQRKFIILVVAEEVHTNPKLLSTATVTVTITDANDNAPSFGSPTYTALVSETATPGSPVITITAKDRDSGKFGTSGIVYQLLGQGSEHFSVEKKTGGITVAPCPTPGTSPCLDYEEQTEYFLTYKATDDDGEGQTTSVSLRVSLADANDSPPRFLQEKYRAVVDEGAEKFEPELKVQARDKDKTSKIVYTLIAGNELDLFDVDQDTGEITIKNKDPVDMTNSTHDWIALTVQASDGIFVDTALVNITVRDVNNNAPVFPHDLYTASIPEISPVGTIVEEVFATDADSGLNAELVYRIQKGAFDDFTINETTGVVTVSRKLDFDDKDTYHVEVIAFDKGTPSLTGTTTLMIKVENSNDKPPYFTPETQRAEVTEDTPIGTVFTTLKATDPDSGNSEALNFAISEPITAIDRNGQQVNDSKAFKDFFAVDRTTGQVSVVRPLDRDVAATVSVTIVVSDTTAPTLQQGRGTLIITIIDVNHVAPEFLKPWTRNNPRYLIEMQEEQPTGAVVGAFTATDVDSNIAGYAIEPPSPYFNIDNITGIVRTSQVIDYEETKQLEFTVVAYDSGVPQLSTTAKVIVTVINVNDQDPKFEKEGYNASIKENSPPGSHIIVVKATDGDEGSFGEIMYSLIGDHAADFNIGHETGEITVGSAAVLDREITPEIIITVMANDNAHVNSRRSTSVPVVVKLIDVNDNRPIFSQHSYRASVAENLSVNPPAPILQVRAVDHDEGINGEVWYTIIHGNENDSFSLNRETGILYPAAALLGRAGSYRIEVEARDGAGNGPHFDRCYVDIRVTPVNTHKPQFVMPELTNATVEVPENAGVPNYLILTVKAIDRDPGENGRISYHLKVGNKNVQETEEFSIDQETGELRSKIILDREIKSKFELVLVAIDHGTPTAYEALRLLTVQLVDTNDNVPQFYDEYNFQISENRPKDYFVGKVTAQDEDEGRHAKVYYYIEAGNEGYAFYMDKSDGSIYANKSFDRETRDKYVLSILASNNPDLYINPTEAGRPLSLNSDHGHVNVTISILDENDNPPIFERNDYYAGINSMANVNDFVTKVVASDLDVGDNGTLHYYIAGANLYKYGSDKPSGSIIPSPFNVTQDGKLITSGYMAEYNQDRFIVEVIAKETAIPERYAMTRVHVWVFEPSQLIRVILSRPPEEVNRQRDEIVSELSNATQSRVVVDDIRYHVDASGHIRREWCDMYLHVVELKSQTIAPVPHVLKVIDAKYDFLKDYYAGFAIENVVPAYAGVQEEPFDPALAALIALLVVLIVGAVTVTVVCCCLRHWVITVPNDIRKKDGLIKKQIIDELNTTENPLWIEQKLKLYEEQELTMQVFSEPEGGLGLERRGSSVSLGMGDTSQDNTYATIQHPLPANRHRSTTPDYTTLPGNHNLYESAMGFQGSTFQPSPNVMPQLTLDRDGQPQFVSGLV, encoded by the exons TTGGCAACAATGTCAACGAACCACCTATCCTTGAAGCAGGAGGATACCCTACAGGTTTACCTCTTTCAGAATCGACCAAAGTAGGCACGTCTGTATTCGTCCTAAAGGGCTACGATCCGGAAGGATCACCAGTGAAGTATGGCATACAACTCACCGACTATTTCGTAGTCGACTCACGCACAGGCGCCATCAAGTTAGCAAAGCCCCTGAATCGTGAG GAAAACGACACTATTCGCTTTCGTGTAACATTGGAAGACGAAGTACCAGATGGACAACAACCAAACATAGTAGGTGTCGACGCTTATGTAATCGTTCTCGACGAAAACGATAATCCACCACATTTCCTCGGCGTACCATATGAAGCTGTTGCAGAGGAAGACCTGCCTGTGGGTTCCACAGTTCTTCCGGGTATCAGGGTCGTAGACCCCGATCTTCTCGGTGACAACATCGAATTAACGTGTGTCCCACAGCCTCAA TTCCTTGATGCTTGCCAAAAGTTCGGCATTGTCAACGTCGAGAAAAGCCAGAATACGTACGTAGGCGCCCTGGTTCTACAGCAACCACTAGACTACAGAGAGAGGCCCTTCTACCAGCTACTTCTAAGGGCGAGC GATGGTTTGAACAATGGGACAACTGGCGTTGAAATAAAAGTCGCAGACATACAGAACAGCCCACCGGAATTTCTTGATTCGTTAACTGGGGTAGTTCGAGAGGACGATCTCATTGGTACATTAGTGATGACAGTGAAAGCAAGAGACGGTGACAGAGGAATGCCAAGGAAAATGTTCTATGAATTGGTCACCA atcCATTCGATTACTTTTTACTCGATGACGATACCGGCGAATTAAGAACAGCAAAGCCATTAGATAGAGAAGCATTAAAAGATTCAACGGGTGTGTTAACATTAAAAGTGAGAGCTCGAGAATTAATAGACGGTATACCAGGTAACGATGAATTGACAGTATCAACAGCTGAAGCTACTGTCACGATCAAGGATGTAAATGATGAAGTACCAACGTTCAATCGACGTGAATACAATATCGAAATTCCTGAGAATGTACCGGATGGTACACCGTTACCTCACTTAGATATGACTGTTAAAGATCCGGACGTT GGTTTGAATTCCGtattttctttacgtttgGAAGACATAACGGGTGCATTTACGGTGGAACCTGCAATGGCAACCGGAAGTACATCAGTAAATATTCGAGTAACAAATGGTTCTCTCGACTATGAGAATCCTAATCAAAGAAAGTTCATCATTCTG GTCGTTGCTGAGGAAGTTCATACGAATCCTAAACTCTTATCTACCGCGACAGTTACAGTAACGATTACAGATGCTAATGACAATGCACCTTCCTTCGGTAGTCCCACGTATACAGCTTTGGTATCAGAAACTGCAACTCCAGGATCACCAGTTATAACGATCACTGCAAAAGATCGTGACAGTGGAAA aTTTGGTACATCTGGTATAGTTTATCAATTACTTGGACAAGGCTCAGAACATTTCTCTGTTGAGAAAAAGACTGGTGGTATCACTGTTGCTCCCTGTCCAACTCCTGGCACTTCACCTTGCTTGGATTATGAAGAACAAACTGAATACTTTCTCACTTACAAG gCAACCGATGATGATGGTGAAGGACAGACAACAAGTGTATCTTTGCGTGTTAGCTTGGCCGATGCAAACGATAGTCCACCACGTTTCCTTCAAGAGAAATATCGTGCCGTAGTTGACGAAGGTGCTGAGAAATTCGAGCCGGAATTGAAGGTCCAAGCACGCGACAAAGATAAAACATCAAAGATCGTTTATACATTGATAGCTGGAAATGAATTGGATCTATTCGACGTCGATCAAGACACCGGTGAAATAACCATAAAAAACAAGGATCCGGTCGATATGACGAATTCTACGCACGATTGGATAGCCCTCACCGTACAAGCAAGCGACGGGATATTCGTTGACACTGCTCTGGTCAATATCACCGTACGTGACGTGAATAATAATGCACCGGTATTTCCTCACGACTTGTACACTGCCAGTATACCAGAAATTTCACCGGTCG gtaCTATCGTCGAAGAGGTATTTGCGACAGATGCTGATAGTGGTCTCAATGCTGAGCTAGTTTATAGGATACAAAAGGGAGCCTTCGATGATTTTACTATTAACGAGACAACGGGCGTTGTTACCGTTTCTAGGAAATTAGACTTTGATGATAAGGATACCTATCATGTGGAAGTAATAGCCTTTGATAAAG GTACTCCAAGCTTAACGGGTACAACAACACTAATGATCAAAGTTGAGAATAGTAATGACAAGCCGCCATATTTTACACCTGAAACTCAACGTGCTGAGGTAACTGAGGATACTCCTATTGGTACTGTTTTTACAACATTAAAAGCAACCGATCCTGACAGTGGAAATTCTGAAGCTTTGAACTTTGCCATATCTGAACCAATTACGGCAATCGATAGGAATGGCCAACAagttaacgatagtaaagcATTTAAA GACTTTTTTGCCGTTGATAGAACAACAGGACAAGTCTCTGTTGTTAGACCATTGGATCGAGATGTCGCAGCAACTGTTAGCGTTACTATCGTCGTTAGTGATACTACAGCTCCTACTTTGCAACAAGGGAgag GTACCTTGATAATCACTATCATAGACGTAAATCATGTGGCGCCAGAATTTTTAAAACCTTGGACTCGAAATAATCCGagatatttaatcgaaatgCAGGAAGAACAGCCAACCGGTGCAGTTGTTGGTGCATTTACTGCAACAGATGTTGATAGTAACATTGCAGGATATGCTATTGAACCACCTAGTccttattttaatatagacAATATAACTG gaATTGTTAGAACCAGTCAAGTTATCGATTATGAAGAAACAAAGCAATTGGAGTTCACGGTCGTAGCTTATGATTCTGGAGTACCACAGTTATCTACAACGGCTAAAGTAATCGTTACAGTGATCAATGTTAACGATCAAGATccgaaatttgaaaaagaaggtTACAACGCATCGATCAAAGAAAATTCACCACCAGGATCCcatattattgttgtaaaaGCTACAGATGGAGATGAGGGTTCGTTTGGTGAAATCATGTACAGTCTTATAGGTGATCATGCTGCTGATTTTAACATTG GACATGAAACTGGTGAAATTACCGTTGGTAGTGCTGCGGTTCTTGACAGAGAAATTACAccagaaattataataacggtgatGGCTAATGACAACGCTCATGTTAATTCACGACGTAGTACATCGGTACCAGTCGTTGTTAAGCTGATCGATGTAAATGACAATCGACCAATATTTTCACAACACAGTTATAGAGCATCAGTTGCTGAAAATTTGTCTGTTAATCCTCCAGCACCTATTTTACAg gtGAGAGCTGTTGATCATGACGAAGGTATTAATGGAGAAGTTTGGTATACCATCATAcatggaaatgaaaatgattcttTCTCATTGAATCGAGAAACTGGTATTTTATATCCCGCTGCGGCATTACTTGGACGAGCTGGTTCTTATAGAATCGAAGTTGAAGCAAGAGATGGTGCTGGTAATGGACCACATTTTGATAGATGTTACGTTGATATTAGAGTGACACCAGTTAACACGCACAAGCCACAATTCGTTATGCCCGAATTAACAAATGCAACGGTCGAAGTACCCGAG aACGCCGGCGTacctaattatttaatattaactgTAAAAGCTATCGATCGAGATCCCGGTGAAAATGGACGAATTAGTTATCATTTAAAAgttggaaataaaaatgttcaagAAACTGAAGagttttcgatcgatcaagaAACCGGTGAACTTCGATCGAAGATCATACTCGATCGTGAGATCAAAAGTAAATTTGAa CTTGTCCTAGTGGCAATTGATCATGGTACTCCTACAGCATACGAAGCTTTACGTCTTTTAACGGTTCAATTGGTCGATACGAATGATAATGTTCCACAATTTTACgacgaatataattttcagaTATCAGAAAATCGTCCTAAAGATTATTTTGTAGGTAAAGTAACTGCACAAGATGAGGATGAGGGTAGACATGCCAAAGTTTACTATTACATAGAAGCAG gtAACGAAGGTTATGCATTTTATATGGACAAATCGGATGGTAgtatatatgcaaataaatCTTTCGATCGTGAGACAAGAGACAAGTATGTTCTCTCTATTCTCGCATCCAACAATCCTGATCTATATATCAATCCAACGGAGGCAGGTCGTCCCTTATCACTCAATTCAGATCATGGTCATGTTAACGTAACGATATCAATCCttgatgaaaatgataatccTCCTATTTTCGAGAGAAACGATTATTACGCCGGAATTAATTCAATGGCAAATGTTAATGATTTTGTTACCAAAGTGGTAGCTTCAGATTTAGATGTTGGTGACAATGGTAcccttcattattatatagcaggtgcaaatttatataaatatggatCAGACAAGCCTAGCGGTTCGATAATACCAAGTCCATTCAATGTGACACAAGATGGCAAACTTATCACCAGTGGATATATGGCTGAATATAATCAAGATAGATTTATCGTCGAAGTTATAGCCAAAGAGACAGCTATACCAGAGAGATATGCAATGACTAGAGTTCAc gTATGGGTATTTGAGCCATCGCAATTGATAAGAGTGATTTTATCACGACCACCAGAAGAAGTCAATAGACAACGAGATGAGATTGTATCTGAATTATCAAATGCTACTCAAAGTAGAGTAGTCGTGGATGATATTAGATATCATGTAGATGCTTCTGGACATATCCGTAGAGAAtg gtGCGATATGTATTTGCACGTTGTAGAATTAAAAAGTCAAACTATAGCACCAGTTCCACATGTTCTTAAAGTCATTGATGCCAAATACGATTtcttaaaagattattatgcTGGCTTCGCCATAGAAAACGTAgtg cCAGCTTATGCCGGAGTCCAAGAGGAACCTTTTGATCCTGCATTAGCTGCTTTAATAGCTTTATTAGTCGTTTTAATAGTAGGTGCTGTTACAGTTACAGTAGTTTGTTGCTGTTTACGACATTG GGTTATTACTGTGCCAAATgatatacgaaaaaaagatggtttgataaagaaacaaataatcgATGAATTGAATACAACGGAAAATCCATTATGGATAGAACA aaaattaaaattgtacgAAGAACAAGAACTAACGATGCAAGTATTTAGCGAACCTGAGGGTGGTCTTGGTTTGGAAAGACGTGGTAGTAGCGTTAGCCTTGGTATGGGTGATACATCTCAGGACAATACTTATGCTACTATACAACATCCATTACCTGCTAATAGGCATCGTTCGACAACACCAGATTATACAACTCTTCCTGGAAATCATAAt ttATATGAATCGGCAATGGGATTTCAAGGTTCAACGTTTCAACCATCGCCAAATGTAATGCCACAACTTACGCTGGACCGTGATGGCCAACCTCAATTTGTTTCGGGATtagtataa